The Xenopus tropicalis strain Nigerian chromosome 7, UCB_Xtro_10.0, whole genome shotgun sequence genome includes a region encoding these proteins:
- the nkx2-3 gene encoding homeobox protein Nkx-2.3 produces MMLPSPVTSTPFSVKDILNLEQQGQPPIAHPQHLQQQCSRAHPAHPAQDLDSDFQQASCMLAAGERCVYAGGEDKLPFLSAMGAAEPHGDVGLSPDRYVALRDPKEEDEEEEDSLREGGNKSCFLNKSPDGEGKLEDPDRPKQRSRRKPRVLFSQAQVFELERRFKQQRYLSAPEREHLANSLKLTSTQVKIWFQNRRYKCKRQRQDKSLEMGTHHPPPPRRVAVPVLVRDGKPCIGGSQSYNTAYNVTASPYSYNSYPAYSYNNSPSYNTNYNCNYASIPSNLHNTGTSPFVNLGNLSQISNSPQPQTHPGTSVPACQGTLQGIRAW; encoded by the exons ATGATGTTACCGAGCCCAGTCACTTCCACACCTTTCTCCGTCAAAGACATTCTAAATCTGGAGCAACAGGGTCAGCCGCCCATCGCCCACCCCCAGCACCTCCAGCAGCAGTGCAGCAGGGCCCACCCAGCCCACCCAGCCCAGGACTTGGACTCAGACTTCCAGCAGGCCTCTTGCATGTTGGCTGCGGGGGAGAGATGTGTGTATGCGGGCGGGGAGGATAAGCTGCCCTTCCTCAGTGCTATGGGGGCTGCTGAGCCTCATGGGGACGTTGGGCTCTCCCCTGACAGATATGTGGCCCTCAGGGACCCCAAAGAGGAAGATGAAGAGGAAGAAGACTCGCTAAGAGAGGGTGGGAACA AATCTTGTTTCCTGAATAAATCTCCCGATGGCGAGGGGAAGCTAGAAGACCCAGACAGGCCCAAGCAGAGAAGCCGCAGAAAACCCAGGGTCCTGTTTTCCCAAGCCCAAGTCTTTGAGCTGGAGAGGAGATTTAAACAACAGCGATATCTCTCTGCCCCTGAGAGGGAGCATTTGGCAAACAGCCTGAAACTCACCTCTACCCAGGTGAAAATCTGGTTCCAAAATAGGAGATACAAGTGTAAGAGGCAAAGGCAGGACAAATCTCTGGAGATGGGCACCCACCACCCTCCCCCTCCCAGAAGGGTAGCAGTGCCAGTGTTGGTGAGGGATGGCAAGCCTTGTATTGGCGGATCTCAAAGCTACAATACGGCCTATAATGTGACAGCCAGTCCCTACTCATATAACAGTTACCCAGCCTACAGCTACAACAACAGCCCTTCCTACAATACCAACTACAACTGCAATTATGCCAGTATCCCCTCAAACCTACACAATACAGGAACCAGTCCATTTGTAAACCTTGGCAACCTCAGCCAGATCAGCAATTCCCCACAGCCCCAGACCCACCCAGGGACTTCAGTTCCTGCATGCCAGGGGACTTTACAGGGTATCCGGGCCTGGTAG